In the Arachis ipaensis cultivar K30076 chromosome B04, Araip1.1, whole genome shotgun sequence genome, CTACTTTAAGATTTTGAATTGGATGtgatgtcttctcatcttatgttctctcgttTGATTCCTTTCCGGTGGTCGAGAGCTCCCCATAGGTGACCCAACATATgcatatacataaatatatacttATTAACTTTTATATTCATAGAGAATCTTATACTCTATTAGTCTATCTTCgaaatagaaaaatattatatCTTTGTTGGTTTTTTTCACAACTATTTATCTAATATCTCTATAGATGCAGTGAAATGACTTAATAAGAAAGTATCTTTTGTTATTTAAACACGTTTTTCCTTATTAACTTTGCTACTTTCTTTTTTACGCAATTTATAACTTGAACGAATGCAGGTGGATTGATATGGTTACAACCTTGGAACTCTCTGCAACATGCAGTGGCTTTTGCATTCTTAGCTGTTGTTTATAGTGATTATATGCTGACATCACAAACTGAAGCTCTATATTGTAGTGGAAAATTGTATAAGCCTTTAGATCTTCGCAAATTCGCCATATCTCAGGTATGGTATGTATTTTTGGCAAAATAAGGTTGTGATTGGTTTACGTTTTTATATTCTGCTTTTATTtccaatattttttgtttttcaaattttatgaagAAAAAAGTGAAAATAGGAAATGAACACAGAAAAtgagattttattatttttattgttttaaatttttttttttacaaaatttaaaaaataaaaaacagtaaaaataaaaactgaaaataaaaacgcAAATCAAACGCACTCTAAATTTcgtattttttatctttaatacTAGTAATTAATGTGCATTTGAGCTtgtgataatatatatataagttgATACTTCATTATGACCCAATTTcgtattttttatctttaatacTAGTAATTAATGTGCATTTGAGCTTGTgataatatatttataaattgATACTTCATTATGACCCAAATCACTTTAATTTAGAACGGAAGTTAATTTTTGCAATATatgaaatttgttttttttttttttaatcaatcttATTAAGATATTTTAGCCAATATATAGTGTAAACCACCAAAATTGTCTTTGAATTTATTTACTCATTGACTTAAGTACTCTTAATTTATTATAACAAGAAGAATATTcccaaaatatttcaaaatatGCCAAAAGAAGTTTAAAGAAGTTTCATTATGATTTGATCGCTTAAGttcataaaatttatttttaatatttaccaAACGTTTATAATAATGTATAACGAAGCatgtttctttgttttcttttttatatttaaatattttttcatatttttttttttacaaatacaCACTTAATCATTGCTTATTATTTCAGTCAATGAGATCTCACTAATAAATGAGATAATTTTAGagtcataaataaataaatttaaacacCCAATCGCTCTCTCTAAATTATATTATAACTCATGGTCCATTAGGATCTCGTCGATTCTTTGCACATTAAATAACTTACCATCTTTTAGTTCTAACTTCTAAGTGAGATTAATTGTTTTAAGCTTTTCTGCTGGTGCAATGTTACTTCTTATATTATATGATTCTGTATACTacatttttgtttaaattttctaCTTTAGCAAATAATTTGATATCATACTTTATATAGTACCATATACTGAATGCATATATGTGTAGGGCTGTTAAAACGGGCTAACTTGACTCATTTAGACCCGACCCATTAAACCCGTGGGTTAAATGGGCTAGACTGTTTAAGCCTGTTTTATTCGCGGACCATAATTTTTTAGTTCGGACCATTTATGGTCAGTCCGATGGGTTAAACGGGGCCAGCctgtttatccttttattttattttttaaaaaatattttgataaaaaatatcacttttagataataaatctttaaaatataatatttttttagttgatgAGTCGGATTTTCGGGTCAAATCGGGAGGAATATCGGCTAAAaatgttactttttttttaaatgtaaaaaaaataaacggACCACCCGTTTAGTTTGCAGGATTGTCATTTTTTTCAGGTTAATTGAGTTAACCCAAAATTTAAACCGACTTAATTTTATAAGCAAAGCCCGCCTATTTAAATGGATAAATGGACTGGCCCGATGAGTTTGGCCTATTTTCACGGCCCTATATATGTGCAACCTAGCTTATAATATGATTGAATGAATGTTGAAAATAGAAAATTGAAACAATTTCAGGCAGAATATGTGTTGGGAGAAAATCCATTGAAGATGAGTTATCTTGTAGGATATGGAAGTCATTATCCAAAATATGTGCATCATAGAGGATCTTCCATCCCAGTTAATGCTACAGAGATTGGATGCAAGGTTGGATTTAAAAAGTGGTATGCCTCACCAAAACCTAACCCTAATGTACCACTTGGAGCTTTAGTGGGTGGACCCTTCTTCAATGAGACGTATAATGATTTAAGGAACAATTCAATGCAAGCTGAACCAACCACTTATAATAGTGCACTCTTTGTTGCTCTCCTCTCTGGTTTGGTTGCCACTTCTTCTGTAGTTACGTCTTTCTAGAATTCTAATATTTATTCTCCCTGTTTCAAAATATGCGTTGGTTTTTGCTTTTtggattattaaaaaaaatattattatatctaAAAAGTGAAGATCAAAATTATTTTGAAATGAAAAGAGTATCCAATATTCAATATGATTGTAGATATGTAAAttctatataaatttttttctcaAAACAAAAATGATTTTGATATAGAGTAGTTAA is a window encoding:
- the LOC110271403 gene encoding endoglucanase 24-like encodes the protein MYRETAEIVICTLLPDSPTATTMRTKSGLIWLQPWNSLQHAVAFAFLAVVYSDYMLTSQTEALYCSGKLYKPLDLRKFAISQAEYVLGENPLKMSYLVGYGSHYPKYVHHRGSSIPVNATEIGCKVGFKKWYASPKPNPNVPLGALVGGPFFNETYNDLRNNSMQAEPTTYNSALFVALLSGLVATSSVVTSF